The following are encoded in a window of Periplaneta americana isolate PAMFEO1 chromosome 13, P.americana_PAMFEO1_priV1, whole genome shotgun sequence genomic DNA:
- the LOC138712436 gene encoding myb/SANT-like DNA-binding domain-containing protein 3: protein MNIIENKKTDAVWSKEKEKAWADIAVDFNRCSSEGERTATQLKTAYENYKRRIKKAAADDKAELHKTGGGSFKRKLDVDGERLIAKLHHNFTPLCNPCDSDGQYQVIEDVDADPVSYIESVETYFDGPLPVMSVEEVQTESHEEVVAHETVLSPSQSPSVNISEAIPTAGLQQQMQITTSRPTARKHKRNRMEDSTSSKVDFNDLRCRLLLEKHSMEMKILKTNLEVARVELEIKKAILANEFKN, encoded by the exons ATGAAcataattgaaaacaaaaaaacgGATGCAGTTTggtcaaaagaaaaagaaaaggcgtGGGCAGACATTGCTGTCGATTTTAATAGGTGTTCGTCTGAGGGCGAAAGAACTGCTACCCAGTTAAAAACTGCATACGAGAATtacaaaagaagaataaaaaaggcAGCAGCAGATGATAAG GCTGAATTGCACAAAACAGGCGGGGGATCATTCAAGAGGAAGTTAGATGTAGATGGGGAGCGGCTTATAGCCAAACTCCATCACAACTTCACACCTCTTTGTAATCCGTGCGACAGCGATGGCCAGTACCAGGTCATTGAAGACGTAGACGCTGATCCTGTTTCCTATATTGAATCAGTGGAAACGTATTTTGATGGCCCTCTGCCTGTCATGAGTGTTGAAGAGGTACAGACGGAATCTCATGAAGAGGTGGTAGCTCATGAGACTGTTCTATCACCTTCGCAGTCTCCGTCTGTAAATATATCAGAAGCAATTCCAACAGCAGGCCTTCAACAACAGATGCAGATtacaacaagtaggcctactgcacgaAAACACAAGAGAAACAGGATGGAAGACTCCACAAGTAGTAAAGTGGACTTTAATGATTTAAGGTGCCGCCTTCTGTTGGAGAAACACAGCATGGagatgaaaatattgaaaacaaaccTTGAGGTTGCGAGAGtggaattagaaataaaaaaagctattttggctaatgaatttaaaaattaa